The Natator depressus isolate rNatDep1 chromosome 11, rNatDep2.hap1, whole genome shotgun sequence genome includes a window with the following:
- the MTX2 gene encoding metaxin-2, whose product MSLVAEAFVTQIAAAEPWPENAALYQQLKEEQILLSDNASSLAVQAFLQMCNLPVQVVCRANAEYMSPSGKVPFIRVGNQVVSELGPIVQFVKAKGHSLSDGLDEVQKAEMKAYMELVNNMLLTAELYLQWCDDTTVQEITHPRYGSPYPWPLNHILAYQKQWEIRRKMKAIGWAGKSLEQVLEDVDQCCQALSQRLGTQSYFFNKQPTELDALVFGHLFTILTTQLTSDELSEKVKNYSNLVAFCRRIEQHYFEDHDKDSSASAASKSSKGYLPS is encoded by the exons CTGCAGAACCTTGGCCTGAAAATGCTGCATTGTATCAGCAACTGAAGG AGGAGCAAATTTTGCTTTCTGACAATGCATCTTCTCTTGCTGTTCAG GCCTTTTTGCAAATGTGCAATCTGCCAGTCCAGGTGGTTTGTAGAGCAAATGCAGAATATATGTCCCCATCTG GCAAAGTACCCTTTATTCGTGTAGGAAATCAAGTAGTATCTGAACTTGGCCCCATAGTCCAGTTTGTAAAAGCCAAG GGCCATTCACTCAGTGATGGGTTGGATGAAGTCCAAAAAGCTGAGATGAAAGCCTACATGGAATTAGTCAATAATATGCTATTGACAGCAGAG ttGTATCTTCAGTGGTGTGATGATACTACAGTACAGGAG attacTCATCCAAGGTATGGATCCCCTTATCCTTGGCCTCTCAATCACATTTTGGCCTATCAGAAACAATGGGAGATCAGACGTAAGATGAAAGCTATTGGATGGGCTGGCAAGTCACTTGAACAG gTGTTGGAAGATGTAGATCAGTGTTGTCAAGCTCTCTCTCAAAGACTGGGAACACAATCATATTTCTTCAATAAGCA GCCAACTGAGTTAGATGCATTGGTATTTGGACATCTGTTCACAATTCTTACTACTCAGCTGACCAGTGATGAACTCTCTGAAAAAGTGAAAAACTACAGCAACCTCGTGGCCTTTTGCAGGAGAATAGAGCAACACTATTTTGAGGATCATGATAAAGACAGCTCTGCAAGTGCTGCATCCAAATCCTCAAAGGGTTATCTACCGAGTTAA